Proteins co-encoded in one Corylus avellana chromosome ca9, CavTom2PMs-1.0 genomic window:
- the LOC132162416 gene encoding uncharacterized protein LOC132162416, whose product MKDVNHALIAKLGWKILSNFDYVWVRQLSVKYIKYGKFFSSPTTPSASWLWKGIQKSKSVLLSGACLQVAKTSSLPIWTYAWIPTMKDFKPPRFPCNRIQPSLCISDLIQQSPVQWNLSTISAIFDQAIVEEILKIKISLNPIPQYLWTPYCLGKFSLNSAYLSIINACSLPVSIQNSFWPLNSSTLNFSNMVDWINVILSPGISLAIPPVEHHKFQIFAYVACDLLWFYRNKAYHDGKIVDARSISAYIKKITLEHFHAWNIRSSLPEETWTLPSVTWFKINFDTTIRDYFSIQAAVCQDSNGSVIRILYQISPACLPNYWKALAAQLANSLSNCRDSNGFIIRILSQISPACLPNYGEALATQLAVSLATSLHIGKFIIEGDSQVVILAPQQPSLSLDWRIYSIISDTIDSILTSLF is encoded by the exons ATGAAAGATGTCAATCATGCTCTGATTGCCAAACTTGGTTGGAAAATCCTTTCAAACTTTGACTATGTCTGGGTTCGGCAACTCTCGGTGAAGTATATTAAATATGGAAAATTCTTCTCTTCACCAACCACACCCTCAGCTTCATGGTTATGGAAAGGAATTCAAAAGAGCAAGTCTGTTTTGCTTTCTGGAGCTTGCCTTCAGGTAGCAAAAACATCATCACTTCCCATATGGACTTATGCTTGGATTCCCACTATGAAAGACTTCAAACCTCCGAGGTTTCCTTGTAATAGAATTCAGCCTTCTTTGTGTATTTCTGACCTGATTCAACAATCTCCAGTGCAATGGAATCTGTCTACGATCTCAGCTATATTTGACCAAGCCATTGTtgaagaaattttgaagattaaaATCTCCTTGAATCCAATACCACAATATCTCTGGACTCCttattgcttaggaaaattttctttaaattcgGCTTATCTTTCCATTATTAATGCTTGTTCTCTCCCAGTTTCTATTCAG AATTCTTTTTGGCCTCTTAACTCTTCTACTCTGAATTTCTCAAACATGGTTGATTGGATAAATGTGATTCTTTCTCCTGGTATATCTCTAGCCATTCCACCAGTTGAACACCATAAATTCCAGATCTTTGCTTATGTAGCATGTGATCTTTTATGGTTCTATCGCAACAAAGCCTATCATGATGGTAAAATTGTTGATGCTCGTTCCATCTCTGCTTATATCAAGAAAATTACTTTGGAACATTTTCATGCATGGAATATTAGGTCTTCTCTCCCAGAAGAAACTTGGACTCTTCCATCTGTGACTTGGTTTAAGATTAACTTTGATACAACCATTAGagattatttttctattcaagcAGCGGTTTGTCAAGATTCAAATGGCTCTGTTATTCGAATTCTCTATCAAATTAGTCCAGCTTGTCTTCCTAATTACTGGAAAGCTCTTGCAGCTCAATTGGCAAATTCTCTCTCAAACTGTCGAGATTCAAATGGCTTTATTATTCGGATTCTCTCTCAAATTAGCCCGGCTTGTCTTCCTAATTATGGGGAAGCTCTTGCAACTCAATTGGCAGTTTCTCTAGCTACTTCACTTCATATTGGTAAATTTATTATAGAAGGCGATTCCCAAGTTGTCATTCTGGCTCCCCAACAGCCTTCTCTCTCCCTTGATTGGCGGATTTATTCCATTATTTCGGATACCATTGACTCTATCCTAACATCTTTATTTTGA